A window of the Haloquadratum walsbyi C23 genome harbors these coding sequences:
- a CDS encoding cytochrome P450, with the protein MSSDAQTRNEQGSSNPQLPPYPDALGHPLTHSIRTMHKPLMFRDNLCKHHDVSRSYFFGAGDIYNLSHPKLFKHVLIDNRESFGKSDDFRIAFGEGLVASEGGQWQQQRQILQPLFTQNKIDSYISGMTEQIHRRADSWESGMTIDLQREMRRLTLDTLFATLFGRKLALEGDSDIHNAAVQLHDWFTPTSYPLPEWVPTPARRRFKRGRSKLRTIAGELLSKKASAMTDNSSNPDDLLSTLVNLREQTDDNAMLTDKQLRDQIVTLIFAGHDTTASTLALALYELSRDEDLQSCFHDEIDNIETPIDRVTLNSLPVTDQIVTETLRMYPAVYVIPRIAEREMTMMDYRIPNQSQVWLGVRQVQTDERFYESPDTFDPSRWEEGIKQSIPDFAFAPFGGGPRFCIGRQFALTEAKLALAIIGRKYTLHRIDHSDYPPESQNHSNTPDPPLTADMTLRLTPGTEFYLSER; encoded by the coding sequence ATGAGTAGTGATGCTCAAACACGCAATGAGCAGGGTTCGAGTAATCCACAACTTCCACCGTATCCAGACGCGCTTGGTCATCCGCTCACTCACTCAATTCGAACAATGCACAAACCATTGATGTTCCGTGATAATCTGTGCAAACATCACGACGTGTCTCGGAGCTACTTTTTCGGAGCTGGTGATATCTATAATCTGAGCCATCCAAAACTCTTCAAGCACGTATTGATTGATAATAGAGAGTCCTTCGGAAAGTCTGACGATTTTCGTATCGCGTTTGGCGAGGGACTCGTAGCTTCCGAAGGAGGTCAATGGCAGCAACAACGACAGATTCTACAGCCGCTCTTTACACAGAATAAAATCGATTCATACATTTCCGGAATGACGGAGCAGATTCACCGTCGAGCAGATAGCTGGGAGTCAGGAATGACAATCGATCTGCAGCGTGAGATGCGACGTCTGACGCTTGATACACTCTTTGCGACGTTATTTGGTCGGAAACTTGCTCTCGAAGGCGATTCCGATATTCATAACGCTGCAGTACAACTGCACGACTGGTTTACCCCAACTTCGTACCCGCTTCCAGAGTGGGTTCCGACACCAGCGCGCCGTCGATTCAAACGCGGACGATCGAAACTGCGGACAATCGCCGGTGAGTTACTGTCGAAAAAAGCTAGTGCCATGACAGATAATTCCAGTAATCCTGATGATCTCCTTTCAACATTAGTGAATCTCAGAGAGCAAACTGATGATAATGCCATGCTCACAGATAAACAACTCCGTGACCAAATTGTCACGCTTATTTTTGCCGGTCATGATACAACAGCCTCGACGCTGGCTTTAGCATTATATGAGCTTTCTCGGGATGAAGATCTACAGTCCTGTTTCCACGACGAGATTGATAATATTGAAACGCCAATCGATAGGGTAACGCTCAATTCGCTTCCGGTAACCGATCAGATTGTTACTGAGACTCTGCGTATGTATCCAGCGGTGTACGTTATCCCCAGAATAGCAGAGCGTGAAATGACTATGATGGATTACCGAATCCCGAATCAATCACAGGTTTGGCTTGGTGTTCGTCAAGTGCAAACTGATGAGCGATTCTATGAGTCTCCGGATACATTTGATCCCTCACGATGGGAAGAAGGAATTAAGCAATCAATTCCGGACTTCGCATTCGCTCCTTTTGGGGGTGGACCACGGTTCTGTATCGGTCGACAATTCGCGTTGACTGAGGCTAAACTTGCACTAGCGATTATTGGACGCAAATACACATTACATCGGATTGATCACAGTGATTACCCACCAGAATCACAAAATCACTCAAATACTCCCGATCCACCACTTACAGCCGATATGACACTTCGGCTGACACCGGGGACTGAGTTTTATTTATCTGAACGGTGA
- a CDS encoding ferredoxin, whose translation MSDTNTSTNDNDNDDDTDDSLSASDVGSSADAPPVAEKPYKIIFEANKCFGAGRCAEVADNWEMDIASGLANPKSFFIGEDELDENIRAAEVCPAKKDAGVIHIVDRRTDEEVAPDPHGDGTLSVDW comes from the coding sequence ATGAGTGATACTAACACGAGCACAAATGACAATGACAATGACGATGACACAGATGACTCTCTGAGCGCGAGCGATGTCGGGTCATCAGCAGATGCGCCACCAGTTGCGGAAAAGCCATACAAAATAATATTTGAAGCGAACAAATGTTTTGGTGCAGGTCGATGTGCGGAAGTTGCAGACAATTGGGAAATGGATATTGCATCTGGGCTGGCCAACCCAAAGTCATTCTTCATTGGTGAAGATGAACTAGATGAAAATATTCGTGCTGCTGAGGTGTGTCCGGCTAAAAAGGATGCTGGAGTTATTCATATCGTTGATCGCCGCACTGATGAAGAGGTGGCGCCAGATCCACACGGTGATGGCACACTGAGTGTCGATTGGTAG
- a CDS encoding bZIP transcription factor produces the protein MNSTNKYHSDVIWLSKIVEWGNQYTTSTLLSAVLTVGWIPIVTTIIAVDVGEADRMFLIGQSLACLMVIIGPFDVWYFDQKLLPRFFQHADRRLTPTDDPTLAKLSRKYDRYYARYWWVNVAIWVILVLGVFIVSQSYFQTQGITTIVEQGAYLVFFIYWLVIAGLRTHAALITVLAIKSFAEEAELDIEPLHPDGLGGLSTVGELAIQVTVIMSLGSFALPLSFELASEVAFGYFVYIGVFLFILNLIVLFAYPTYKMNRRAQQVREQALRKHKERIRDLEQKLAIPENQDDVDAENHQLLQMEIQRARQEFRDNQNVQLYPLSMSIIARLVSSIILPVLFIFFDIFISDLISV, from the coding sequence ATGAATTCGACAAACAAGTATCACTCAGACGTTATTTGGCTGAGTAAAATCGTTGAATGGGGAAATCAATACACAACTTCGACACTCCTCTCAGCCGTTCTGACGGTTGGGTGGATTCCAATAGTGACCACAATCATTGCAGTGGATGTCGGGGAGGCAGATCGAATGTTCCTCATCGGTCAGTCGCTAGCCTGCTTGATGGTGATCATTGGTCCATTTGATGTTTGGTACTTTGATCAAAAGTTACTTCCGAGATTTTTTCAACATGCAGATCGGCGCTTAACTCCGACTGATGACCCGACGTTGGCTAAACTTTCACGAAAATATGATCGATACTATGCCCGCTATTGGTGGGTAAATGTAGCTATCTGGGTCATCCTTGTATTAGGCGTTTTTATCGTCAGTCAGTCCTATTTTCAGACTCAGGGCATAACTACCATTGTCGAACAGGGGGCATATTTAGTATTCTTTATCTATTGGTTGGTGATTGCTGGTTTGCGAACGCATGCTGCATTAATCACTGTCTTGGCTATCAAGTCATTTGCAGAGGAGGCAGAATTAGATATTGAACCGCTACATCCAGATGGATTAGGCGGATTAAGTACTGTTGGGGAATTAGCAATCCAAGTGACGGTCATTATGTCTCTGGGATCATTTGCCCTTCCGCTATCCTTTGAGTTAGCCTCAGAGGTTGCATTTGGATACTTTGTCTATATTGGTGTCTTTCTTTTTATACTCAATCTAATAGTCCTTTTTGCGTATCCAACTTACAAGATGAATCGACGGGCACAACAGGTCCGTGAGCAAGCCTTAAGAAAACATAAAGAACGAATCCGCGACTTGGAGCAAAAGTTAGCAATCCCAGAGAATCAAGATGATGTAGACGCAGAGAATCACCAATTGTTGCAAATGGAAATCCAGCGAGCAAGACAAGAATTTAGGGATAATCAAAATGTGCAATTATATCCCCTTTCGATGAGCATCATTGCCAGATTGGTTAGCTCTATTATCCTCCCAGTGTTATTCATATTCTTTGATATATTTATCTCAGATTTAATTTCGGTGTAA
- a CDS encoding anthranilate phosphoribosyltransferase, giving the protein MAKASEAVESEFGEWPLKRLMTEVVGSGVKSAEDMSREQATDAIRRILANEPDQTTLGAFWLANRWKHNVAQELSAYADVVAEDVITAVPDADPVDCGANYDGKGDTAILGAAAGIVAAGAGTPVVVHSGDRVPTQKQDAYKHVLDELGIQTEIEPVESAAMVDETGFGFYYQPAFAPHINAINDRRDKMGVRTFFNTIETIMNPAKADVHLGSFYHLAFAKKMVDTFKRMETQHPHRVLMFQGMEGYDDIRPGYTKVGEWTDGEFIDYEIETPEYGMDFEYEDLEVNPDDVAGDSAKLTREIISGNRTDYFVDAVALNAAFRIYARDDTETIETGLKMAHESIESGSAAAVLEDLQAF; this is encoded by the coding sequence ATGGCGAAAGCGTCCGAAGCCGTCGAGTCTGAATTTGGTGAGTGGCCACTCAAGCGTCTCATGACAGAAGTCGTTGGATCAGGAGTCAAGTCTGCAGAGGACATGTCTCGTGAGCAGGCTACAGACGCAATTCGACGTATTCTTGCCAATGAGCCTGATCAAACAACGCTTGGGGCTTTTTGGCTTGCAAATCGCTGGAAACACAATGTTGCTCAGGAGCTTTCTGCGTACGCTGATGTTGTTGCCGAGGATGTCATCACTGCAGTTCCGGATGCCGACCCAGTTGATTGTGGTGCGAACTATGACGGAAAAGGTGATACCGCAATCCTTGGTGCAGCTGCTGGAATTGTTGCTGCTGGCGCCGGGACACCTGTTGTTGTTCATTCAGGTGATCGTGTACCAACACAGAAGCAGGACGCATACAAACACGTACTTGATGAACTCGGCATACAGACTGAAATTGAGCCAGTCGAAAGCGCAGCAATGGTAGATGAGACTGGATTTGGGTTTTATTATCAGCCTGCATTCGCACCGCATATTAATGCAATCAACGACCGTCGTGATAAAATGGGCGTTCGGACGTTCTTTAATACAATTGAGACAATCATGAATCCTGCGAAGGCTGATGTCCATTTAGGATCGTTCTATCACCTTGCATTCGCAAAGAAGATGGTTGATACATTCAAGAGGATGGAAACACAGCACCCACATCGGGTCCTCATGTTCCAAGGAATGGAAGGATATGATGATATCCGCCCTGGATACACAAAAGTCGGTGAATGGACTGATGGTGAATTTATTGATTATGAAATCGAGACGCCCGAGTACGGAATGGACTTTGAGTATGAGGATCTTGAGGTCAATCCTGACGATGTTGCCGGTGACTCTGCAAAATTAACTCGTGAGATCATTTCTGGTAATCGAACAGATTACTTCGTTGACGCGGTCGCGCTCAATGCTGCCTTCCGGATTTACGCTCGAGATGATACAGAGACAATTGAAACAGGACTCAAAATGGCTCATGAGAGTATCGAATCTGGTTCGGCAGCAGCTGTCCTTGAAGATCTCCAAGCATTCTAA
- a CDS encoding peptidylprolyl isomerase, whose product MAIDPDVANEQNPLITLETTRGDITLELFEQRAPQTVENFLGLATGEKEWSDPDTGETRTDSLYEGTIFHRIIPEFMIQGGDPEGTGRGGPGYTFDDEFHEDLNHDGAGILSMANRGPNTNGSQFFITLDSQPHLNGKHAVFGHVVEGMDTIEDIASVPTDRDDKPMQDIEIEALNIER is encoded by the coding sequence ATGGCTATTGACCCTGACGTCGCTAATGAGCAAAATCCGCTTATTACTCTTGAAACGACACGCGGTGATATTACTCTTGAACTGTTTGAGCAGCGTGCTCCACAGACAGTTGAGAACTTCCTTGGACTTGCAACGGGTGAGAAAGAGTGGAGTGACCCAGATACCGGTGAGACGCGAACAGACTCACTGTATGAGGGGACAATTTTCCATCGCATCATTCCAGAGTTTATGATTCAAGGCGGTGATCCAGAGGGAACAGGTCGTGGTGGTCCAGGCTATACATTCGATGATGAATTTCATGAGGATCTAAACCACGATGGCGCTGGAATTCTTTCGATGGCAAACCGTGGACCAAATACCAATGGCTCGCAGTTTTTTATTACACTTGACTCACAACCGCATCTTAACGGTAAACATGCAGTCTTCGGACATGTCGTTGAGGGAATGGATACAATTGAAGATATTGCGTCTGTCCCAACTGATCGCGATGATAAACCGATGCAAGATATTGAAATCGAGGCTCTCAATATTGAGCGATAG
- a CDS encoding NAD(P)/FAD-dependent oxidoreductase, with translation MESSFNVGIIGAGPAGAGAAYALCDSDATVTVLEKSGGVCGRAATRRKNGCRYDHGANYIKDADPRTAELIPTLGTEELVDIDEPVWTFDETGEITEGDSRDEHKWTWTEGMTQLAKRLFAETDVNINHRTRVADISRVEKAWTLTDTDNADYGPFDALLLTPPAPQTVTLLEATAWQDTRLETLMSAAADVEYRTIRTVVLHYPFMESYPWYGLVNVDKEHPVGWLSREECKDGHVPAGESLFIAQMSPEWSTNRYDDPVDVAGADTASHVAALLDDERYENPDWIDDQGWRYALPENGIDNRAARVAESAGLYVAGDWIVGEGRVNKALWNGYDTGTRIANALSLSQRS, from the coding sequence ATGGAATCATCTTTTAATGTCGGTATTATCGGGGCAGGTCCAGCCGGTGCTGGGGCTGCATACGCATTGTGTGACAGTGATGCGACTGTGACGGTGCTTGAAAAAAGCGGTGGTGTCTGTGGTCGTGCTGCAACGCGTCGAAAGAATGGATGTCGGTATGACCACGGTGCAAACTACATCAAAGATGCCGACCCACGGACAGCTGAATTAATTCCAACTCTTGGAACTGAGGAACTTGTTGATATTGATGAACCAGTCTGGACATTCGATGAAACAGGTGAAATCACCGAGGGTGATAGTCGAGACGAGCATAAGTGGACATGGACTGAAGGAATGACTCAGCTAGCTAAGCGGCTTTTCGCAGAAACTGATGTAAATATCAACCATCGAACACGGGTAGCAGATATATCCCGTGTTGAGAAAGCATGGACCCTCACCGATACTGATAATGCAGATTATGGTCCTTTCGATGCATTGTTACTGACGCCACCTGCGCCACAAACAGTGACACTACTTGAGGCAACAGCATGGCAGGATACCCGATTGGAGACGCTTATGTCAGCTGCTGCGGATGTGGAGTACCGCACCATCCGAACAGTTGTGCTTCATTATCCATTCATGGAATCATATCCATGGTATGGACTTGTCAATGTTGATAAAGAACACCCGGTCGGGTGGCTTTCGCGGGAAGAATGTAAAGACGGTCATGTGCCTGCTGGCGAAAGTCTGTTTATAGCACAGATGAGTCCTGAGTGGTCAACAAACCGGTATGATGATCCTGTTGACGTTGCTGGGGCGGACACCGCCTCTCATGTTGCAGCCTTACTTGATGATGAGCGATATGAGAATCCGGATTGGATTGATGATCAGGGATGGCGATATGCACTTCCAGAAAATGGAATTGATAACCGTGCTGCCCGAGTCGCAGAAAGTGCTGGTCTATATGTTGCTGGCGATTGGATTGTCGGTGAGGGAAGGGTGAATAAGGCGCTATGGAACGGGTATGACACTGGAACACGAATTGCGAACGCCCTCTCACTCTCACAGCGATCCTAA
- the ahbB gene encoding siroheme decarboxylase subunit beta, whose translation MSETGLETTWGRDLNIELDTIDAVLIDEYQSGFPIMERPFRAVGQELDISETNALTRVRQLRETGIFRRFGAVLNPPVIGSSTLAAVSAPEDRFDDIATIINEYRQVNHNYRRDHDWNMWFVVTASAREKRDDILDSIETKTGCDVLKVPMLTDYYIDLEFPVVNTDTFARESVSETDVSATRISEEATGGLSRLEAELLVEIQDGFPLSVTPYHDIATAVESDVDAAAVVDAVDRLRSDGCIKRVGCVVNHIVTGFDANCMVVWNVPDNKLDTYGETVGEFPYVTLCYHRPRRPEQGWSYNLFTMIHGRESSAVDSKIDNLAAEHLPFEHERLYSTETLKQTGARYDELVGTAER comes from the coding sequence ATGAGTGAGACCGGCTTAGAAACGACATGGGGGCGCGATCTTAATATTGAACTTGACACAATTGACGCTGTGCTCATTGATGAATATCAAAGTGGGTTTCCAATCATGGAACGACCGTTTCGAGCTGTCGGTCAAGAACTCGATATTTCCGAAACAAATGCACTTACTCGGGTTCGTCAACTTCGTGAAACAGGTATCTTTCGACGATTCGGCGCTGTTTTGAACCCGCCTGTCATTGGGAGTTCAACGTTGGCAGCCGTTTCAGCGCCAGAAGATCGCTTTGATGATATTGCTACTATCATCAACGAATATCGACAGGTGAATCACAATTATCGCCGCGATCACGACTGGAATATGTGGTTCGTCGTCACTGCAAGCGCTCGTGAGAAACGCGATGATATACTTGACTCAATCGAGACAAAAACGGGGTGTGACGTTCTGAAGGTACCAATGTTGACTGATTACTATATCGATCTTGAATTCCCCGTCGTTAATACGGATACATTTGCGCGAGAAAGTGTCTCAGAAACAGATGTATCGGCGACACGAATTTCTGAAGAGGCAACCGGCGGGCTCTCAAGACTTGAGGCTGAGTTACTTGTTGAGATTCAGGATGGATTCCCACTTTCTGTAACTCCATATCATGATATTGCAACTGCGGTCGAATCGGACGTCGATGCGGCAGCCGTTGTTGACGCTGTTGATCGACTCCGTTCCGATGGGTGTATCAAACGTGTAGGATGCGTTGTGAATCATATTGTAACTGGGTTTGATGCGAACTGTATGGTTGTCTGGAATGTGCCAGATAATAAACTTGACACGTATGGAGAGACGGTTGGTGAATTCCCATATGTAACACTCTGTTATCATCGACCACGACGTCCAGAGCAAGGATGGTCGTATAATCTCTTTACGATGATTCATGGGCGCGAAAGTAGCGCTGTTGACTCAAAAATTGATAATTTAGCAGCTGAGCATCTTCCCTTTGAACATGAACGTCTCTATTCGACAGAAACACTGAAGCAGACCGGTGCTCGATATGATGAACTTGTAGGTACTGCTGAAAGGTGA
- a CDS encoding PHP-associated domain-containing protein produces MTLTVTIDPHVHSAASYDADDPAELLLEQAAEIGLDAIIVTDHDVLHESLRAADLAPRYGLIGIPGVEVSTADGHLLAIGVTSLPPRRAPMTKTVSWVRDRGGVAIVPHPFQRSRHGVRKRRLQQVDPDAIEVYNSWVFTGRKNRRARQYAEVNGYPGVAGSDAHKVGYVGRAYTEIEIPEITRSTLTADVILDAIREGATQVEGRRTPISTSTRHYLNAGIHKSGFYAKRGALRGGALAKTGMIGAGRLLYYVSPFS; encoded by the coding sequence GTGACGCTCACGGTCACTATTGATCCACATGTCCACTCAGCAGCATCCTATGATGCCGACGATCCGGCTGAGTTACTTCTTGAGCAGGCAGCTGAAATTGGGTTAGACGCTATTATCGTGACTGATCATGACGTTCTTCATGAATCATTACGAGCGGCTGATCTCGCTCCACGATATGGACTTATTGGAATCCCTGGTGTCGAGGTATCGACGGCTGATGGACATTTACTCGCTATTGGTGTTACATCGCTTCCGCCACGTCGAGCCCCAATGACTAAAACCGTGAGTTGGGTCCGTGATCGCGGCGGCGTTGCAATCGTTCCACATCCATTTCAGCGTAGTCGACACGGAGTTCGCAAGCGCCGCCTTCAACAAGTTGACCCAGATGCGATTGAGGTGTACAATTCCTGGGTATTTACAGGGCGCAAAAATCGCCGAGCACGTCAGTATGCAGAAGTGAATGGATATCCGGGCGTTGCCGGAAGTGATGCACATAAAGTTGGATATGTGGGGCGTGCATACACCGAAATTGAGATCCCAGAGATCACTCGATCAACGCTAACTGCGGATGTAATCTTGGATGCAATTCGCGAGGGGGCAACCCAAGTTGAGGGGCGTCGAACACCAATATCAACGTCAACACGGCATTATCTTAACGCAGGCATACACAAAAGTGGGTTTTATGCAAAACGTGGAGCACTTCGCGGCGGGGCACTTGCAAAAACCGGTATGATTGGAGCAGGGCGTTTGCTATACTACGTATCACCGTTCTCTTGA